From a region of the Agrobacterium larrymoorei genome:
- a CDS encoding sodium-translocating pyrophosphatase — MTVIALVILCGALSIAYAIWATKSVLEADEGTERMREIAGYIREGAQAYLTRQYLTIAIVGVIVTIAAWILLSAEAAVGFVIGAVLSGAAGFVGMHVSVRANLRTAQAASHSLAAGLDIAFKSGAITGMLVAGLALLGVSIYYFILTSVLGHPTGSREVIDALVSLGFGASLISIFARLGGGIFTKGADVGGDLVGKVEAGIPEDDPRNPATIADNVGDNVGDCAGMAADLFETYAVSVVATMVLAAIFFAGAPVLESAMLYPLAICGVCILTSIAGTFFVKLGTNNSIMGALYKGLIATGIFSVAGLAVATFLTIGWGSIGTVAGKDITGTNLFFCGLLGLLVTALIVVITEYYTGTNKRPVNSIAQASVTGHGTNVIQGLAVSLESTALPAIVIVGGIISTYQLAGLFGTGIAVTAMLGLAGMIVALDAFGPVTDNAGGIAEMAGLDPDVRKATDALDAVGNTTKAVTKGYAIGSAGLGALVLFAAYSNDLSYFAANGETYPYFQGIGEISFSLSNPYVVAGLLFGGLIPYLFGGIAMTAVGKAAGSIVEEVRRQFREKPGIMQGTEKPDYGRAVDLLTKAAIREMVIPSLLPVLAPIVVYFGVLLISGSKASAFAALGASLLGVIINGLFVAISMTSGGGAWDNAKKSFEDGFVDKDGVRHVKGSEAHKASVTGDTVGDPYKDTAGPAVNPAIKITNIVALLLLAILAG, encoded by the coding sequence ATGACAGTCATTGCATTGGTAATTTTATGCGGTGCCCTTTCTATCGCTTATGCGATTTGGGCAACGAAAAGCGTTCTGGAGGCCGATGAGGGCACGGAGCGCATGCGTGAAATAGCAGGCTATATTCGTGAGGGCGCGCAGGCTTACCTCACCCGTCAATATCTCACCATCGCAATTGTCGGTGTAATCGTCACGATAGCGGCATGGATTCTTCTCTCAGCCGAAGCTGCTGTCGGTTTCGTCATTGGTGCCGTTTTGTCGGGCGCTGCCGGTTTTGTTGGTATGCACGTCTCGGTCCGGGCCAATCTTCGCACGGCGCAAGCCGCTTCTCACAGCCTTGCGGCAGGTCTCGATATCGCGTTCAAATCCGGCGCGATTACCGGCATGCTGGTTGCCGGTCTGGCACTGCTCGGTGTCTCCATTTACTATTTCATTCTCACCTCGGTTCTCGGTCACCCGACCGGCTCTCGTGAGGTGATCGACGCGCTGGTGTCGCTTGGCTTCGGCGCATCGCTGATTTCGATCTTCGCCCGTCTCGGCGGCGGCATCTTCACCAAGGGTGCGGATGTCGGCGGCGATCTTGTGGGCAAGGTTGAGGCGGGCATTCCAGAGGATGACCCGCGTAACCCGGCCACCATCGCCGATAATGTCGGGGACAATGTGGGCGATTGCGCAGGCATGGCAGCGGATTTGTTCGAGACCTACGCCGTCTCGGTCGTCGCAACCATGGTGCTTGCCGCCATCTTCTTTGCCGGTGCGCCGGTGCTGGAAAGCGCGATGCTCTATCCGCTTGCCATTTGCGGCGTCTGCATTCTCACCTCCATTGCCGGAACGTTTTTCGTCAAGCTCGGCACCAACAACTCCATCATGGGCGCGCTTTACAAAGGCCTGATCGCCACGGGCATCTTCTCCGTTGCGGGCCTTGCGGTTGCGACATTCCTCACCATCGGTTGGGGATCGATAGGCACCGTGGCGGGCAAGGATATTACCGGCACGAACCTGTTTTTCTGCGGCCTTCTCGGCCTGCTGGTGACGGCGCTGATCGTGGTGATCACCGAATATTATACGGGAACGAACAAGCGTCCGGTCAACTCCATCGCCCAGGCCTCCGTCACTGGCCACGGCACCAACGTCATTCAGGGTCTGGCCGTTTCTCTCGAATCGACAGCGCTGCCCGCCATCGTCATCGTCGGCGGTATCATTTCGACTTATCAGCTTGCGGGCCTCTTCGGCACCGGCATTGCCGTTACGGCGATGCTTGGGCTGGCGGGCATGATCGTGGCGCTCGATGCTTTTGGTCCGGTGACGGATAATGCCGGGGGCATCGCTGAAATGGCGGGCCTCGACCCTGATGTGCGCAAGGCAACGGATGCGCTGGACGCGGTGGGTAACACCACCAAGGCCGTGACCAAGGGGTATGCCATCGGCTCCGCCGGTCTGGGCGCGCTGGTATTGTTCGCAGCCTATTCGAACGACCTGTCTTATTTTGCCGCGAACGGGGAGACCTATCCTTATTTTCAGGGAATAGGTGAAATCTCCTTCAGCCTCTCCAACCCTTATGTGGTTGCGGGTCTGCTGTTCGGCGGTCTCATCCCATATCTCTTCGGCGGTATCGCCATGACTGCGGTCGGCAAGGCGGCGGGCTCCATCGTTGAAGAGGTTCGCCGCCAGTTCCGCGAAAAGCCCGGCATCATGCAGGGCACGGAAAAGCCGGATTACGGCAGAGCCGTGGATTTGCTGACCAAGGCGGCCATCCGCGAAATGGTCATCCCCTCCCTGCTGCCGGTTCTGGCACCCATCGTCGTCTATTTCGGCGTGCTGCTGATCTCCGGCTCCAAGGCCTCGGCCTTTGCAGCCCTCGGTGCTTCACTGCTCGGCGTCATCATCAACGGTCTGTTCGTGGCCATCTCGATGACCTCCGGTGGCGGTGCATGGGATAATGCCAAGAAAAGCTTCGAAGATGGCTTCGTGGACAAGGACGGCGTTCGCCATGTGAAGGGTTCGGAAGCGCACAAGGCTTCGGTGACGGGCGATACGGTGGGTGATCCTTACAAGGACACGGCTGGCCCGGCGGTAAATCCGGCAATCAAGATCACCAACATCGTGGCGCTGCTGCTGCTGGCGATTTTGGCGGGGTAA
- a CDS encoding dihydrodipicolinate synthase family protein, producing MTGKFGLSAALTTPFLENGEIATDALIKQAKRALSSGCDSVTLFGTTGEGSSIGGRERANVLSASLNAGIDAKNIVVGVLVDSAQDAAEQASAALGAGVKNILLAPPSYFKNVSDDGLFAWFSSVFDEIGASARDILVYNIPSVTMVALSVDLIGRLRKAFPGVVTGVKDSSGDWPYTQRLLAEHSDLIILIGDERHLAQGVRLGGQGAISGCANFLPAEIRAMAVDGKDDARVQDLVVELLKYPVTPAVKVLVSYLTGEEIWHAVRPPLVSISAENRKKIEAAFESLFSSKAA from the coding sequence GTGACTGGTAAATTCGGCCTTTCGGCAGCCTTGACGACCCCTTTTCTAGAAAACGGCGAGATTGCCACCGACGCGCTCATCAAGCAGGCAAAGAGAGCGCTGTCTTCCGGCTGCGATAGTGTGACGCTGTTCGGCACCACGGGCGAAGGCAGCTCCATCGGTGGCCGCGAACGAGCAAACGTTCTTTCCGCCTCTCTGAATGCAGGGATCGATGCGAAAAATATCGTTGTCGGCGTATTGGTCGATTCGGCGCAGGATGCAGCGGAGCAGGCAAGTGCGGCGCTTGGTGCAGGGGTGAAGAACATCCTGCTTGCTCCGCCATCCTATTTCAAGAATGTCAGCGATGACGGACTGTTTGCCTGGTTCTCTTCCGTTTTCGATGAGATCGGCGCAAGCGCGCGGGATATCCTCGTTTACAACATTCCGTCCGTCACCATGGTCGCGCTATCGGTGGATCTCATCGGACGCCTGCGGAAAGCCTTTCCCGGCGTCGTCACCGGTGTAAAGGATTCGTCGGGCGACTGGCCTTACACGCAACGCCTTCTGGCAGAACACAGCGACCTCATCATTCTGATCGGTGATGAGCGTCATCTGGCGCAGGGCGTTCGGCTGGGCGGGCAGGGTGCCATTTCCGGCTGTGCTAACTTCCTTCCCGCAGAAATCCGCGCCATGGCTGTGGATGGCAAGGATGATGCCCGCGTGCAGGACCTCGTCGTGGAGCTTCTGAAATACCCCGTCACGCCAGCCGTCAAGGTTCTGGTTTCCTATCTGACCGGAGAGGAAATCTGGCACGCCGTTCGTCCACCGCTGGTTTCCATTTCCGCTGAAAATCGTAAAAAGATCGAAGCGGCATTCGAGTCGCTGTTCAGCAGCAAGGCGGCTTGA
- a CDS encoding GntR family transcriptional regulator, with protein sequence MEDTGEQTTLREKAYESFTHHLLARDVRPGQFISQRRLVELTGLPLGAIREAIPRLEADGLIKTVPQRGLQVAHIDINLIREAFQFRILLEKEAIANFTRTASDEAIAVLLKDHRDIAELSKSGQSSAELDARAQAVDWGMHDAFVDSLGNSIISNAYRVNSIKMRLINQERFRIAGHVKSVMVEHLAILEAVERRAVDEAVERLVAHIRNARDRALAV encoded by the coding sequence ATGGAAGACACCGGCGAACAGACCACGTTGAGAGAGAAGGCGTATGAGAGCTTCACGCACCATCTCCTCGCGCGCGATGTTCGTCCGGGCCAGTTCATCTCGCAGCGTCGTCTGGTCGAACTGACAGGATTGCCGCTGGGTGCGATCCGTGAGGCGATCCCGAGGTTGGAAGCCGATGGGCTGATCAAGACCGTGCCGCAGCGCGGTCTTCAGGTCGCCCATATCGACATCAACCTGATACGCGAGGCCTTTCAGTTCCGCATTCTGCTGGAAAAAGAGGCTATCGCCAACTTCACGCGCACCGCATCCGATGAGGCGATAGCGGTGCTTCTGAAGGACCATCGGGATATTGCCGAGCTTTCCAAGAGTGGCCAAAGCTCTGCCGAACTCGATGCACGGGCGCAGGCCGTCGATTGGGGCATGCATGACGCCTTCGTCGATTCGCTTGGCAATTCGATCATTTCGAACGCCTATCGCGTCAATTCGATCAAGATGCGCCTCATCAATCAGGAGCGCTTTCGCATCGCTGGCCATGTGAAATCGGTGATGGTGGAACATCTCGCCATTCTGGAGGCCGTCGAGCGGCGCGCAGTCGATGAGGCTGTCGAGAGGCTGGTTGCCCATATTCGCAATGCGAGGGACAGGGCGCTCGCCGTGTAA
- the ribH gene encoding 6,7-dimethyl-8-ribityllumazine synthase: MSKPHLLIVEARFYDDMADALLDGAKFALEEAGATYDIITVPGALEIPAAIAMALDGADNGGTEYDGFVALGMVIRGETYHFDIVANESSRAIMDLTVSESLAIGNGILTVENDEQAWARVRRSDKDKGGFAARAALTMIELKKKLGG, encoded by the coding sequence ATGTCCAAGCCCCATCTTCTCATCGTAGAAGCTCGTTTTTATGACGATATGGCCGATGCACTGCTCGATGGCGCAAAGTTTGCGCTTGAAGAGGCTGGCGCCACCTATGACATCATCACCGTTCCCGGCGCGCTGGAAATTCCCGCAGCCATCGCCATGGCGCTGGATGGCGCAGATAATGGCGGTACGGAATATGATGGCTTCGTTGCACTCGGCATGGTCATTCGCGGTGAGACCTATCACTTCGATATCGTTGCGAACGAGTCCTCCCGCGCCATCATGGATCTCACCGTCAGCGAATCGCTTGCCATCGGCAACGGCATCCTGACCGTCGAAAATGACGAGCAGGCCTGGGCACGCGTTCGCCGGTCGGACAAGGACAAGGGCGGCTTTGCTGCCCGTGCAGCGCTGACCATGATCGAACTCAAGAAGAAGCTGGGTGGTTGA
- the nusB gene encoding transcription antitermination factor NusB — protein sequence MTSVENGAEPRQPSIKPVNQRGAARLAAVQALYQMDVGGTGVMEVVAEYEAHRLGKEVDGETYLKADPSWFRSIVSGVVRDQTKIDPLVRSALQEDWPLSRLDTTVRAILRAGTFEILERKDVPVAVIVTEYVEIARAFFENDEPKLVNAVLDRIAKQVRGEAKR from the coding sequence ATGACGAGTGTCGAAAACGGCGCAGAACCGCGTCAGCCTTCCATCAAGCCGGTAAACCAGCGCGGTGCAGCACGTCTTGCCGCCGTGCAGGCGCTGTATCAGATGGATGTCGGTGGCACGGGCGTTATGGAAGTGGTCGCCGAGTATGAAGCGCATCGTCTCGGCAAGGAAGTGGATGGCGAGACCTATCTGAAAGCCGATCCTTCCTGGTTTCGCTCCATCGTCTCCGGCGTCGTGCGAGATCAGACCAAGATCGACCCGCTGGTGCGCTCCGCCCTTCAGGAAGACTGGCCGCTTTCGCGCCTCGACACCACGGTTCGCGCCATTCTGCGCGCTGGCACCTTCGAAATTCTTGAGCGCAAGGATGTTCCGGTTGCCGTTATCGTAACCGAATATGTGGAAATCGCCCGCGCATTCTTCGAGAACGACGAGCCGAAGCTCGTCAATGCGGTTCTTGATCGCATTGCCAAACAGGTGCGCGGCGAGGCCAAGCGCTGA
- a CDS encoding DNA translocase FtsK, with amino-acid sequence MMSVQAVMRFPRSNFNNSVNAIEGGEVEPSETMVPTNQTSSPNSQALTPAQHAAVGRNADEIAANAIEGRVDMPGWQNAFTLGPNVRFSRTPQSIFSSKAATAGPEVTAAQTEAAEPASAEARLEVKQQTAPVERRIAKPAILPQPPGATGARALSYRLRRELALRQQQEQMQQAERAAEVVVEAATEAPQNEQIDVACFPAEQVRQPELDVPAFAAYLSDDMFWEAMSLDVDGQIAPAAQPMRLAELARLKAQRLAAAQPPSPAPAADARRITITRQAPPPQIAAPQQQQQQQQQRHIATPRPSFAALGGSAIALYREVGVRGYQPAEVEAAPIAEAAPVQELAPVAEAVEQAPVEVSAPRREMRTVARNNQPMFLDAPVFGEGEYEYPPIDLLQQPQVLQTTTMTPEALEQSAGLLESVLEDFGIKGEIIDVRPGPVVTLYEFEPAPGVKSSRVIGLSDDIARSMSALSARVAVVPGRNVIGIELPNPVRETVYFRELIESPDYAETRMKLALCLGKTIGGEPVVAELAKMPHLLVAGTTGSGKSVAINTMILSLLYRLKPEECRLIMVDPKMLELSVYDGIPHLLTPVVTDPKKAVMALKWAVREMEDRYRKMSRLGVRNIDGYNARAASARAKGETVMCNVQTGFDRATGEAVYEQEEMDLTAMPYIVVIVDEMADLMMVAGKEIEGAIQRLAQMARAAGIHLIMATQRPSVDVITGTIKANFPTRISFQVTSKIDSRTILGEQGAEHLLGQGDMLHMIGGGRIARVHGPFVSDEEVEKVVAHLKTQGRPEYLGTVTEDADEAEEGEEEDSAVFDKTAMAEDDTADLYEKAVKVVLRDKKCSTSYIQRRLSIGYNRAASLVERMEQEGIVGPANHVGKRSIIVGERDAPEVPGAGD; translated from the coding sequence ATGATGAGTGTACAGGCTGTCATGCGTTTTCCCCGTTCCAATTTTAATAATTCCGTCAATGCGATAGAGGGGGGAGAAGTTGAACCGTCCGAAACCATGGTTCCAACGAACCAGACGTCTTCCCCAAACAGCCAGGCGTTAACCCCTGCGCAGCACGCTGCCGTTGGCCGCAATGCCGACGAGATCGCCGCAAATGCGATCGAGGGACGCGTGGATATGCCCGGCTGGCAGAATGCGTTTACGCTTGGGCCGAATGTGCGCTTTTCCCGCACGCCTCAAAGCATCTTTTCCAGCAAGGCTGCGACAGCAGGTCCAGAGGTGACGGCTGCGCAAACGGAGGCGGCTGAACCCGCTTCTGCCGAGGCCAGGCTTGAGGTCAAACAACAGACTGCGCCGGTTGAGCGCCGTATAGCAAAGCCTGCCATCCTTCCACAGCCTCCCGGTGCGACAGGTGCGCGCGCGCTGAGCTATCGCCTGCGTCGCGAACTGGCGCTACGCCAGCAGCAGGAACAGATGCAGCAGGCGGAGCGTGCCGCAGAGGTGGTTGTCGAAGCAGCGACCGAGGCGCCACAAAACGAGCAGATCGATGTCGCCTGCTTCCCGGCTGAACAGGTCAGGCAGCCTGAGCTCGATGTACCAGCTTTCGCCGCCTATCTTTCCGACGACATGTTCTGGGAGGCCATGAGCCTCGATGTCGACGGACAGATTGCGCCTGCCGCCCAACCCATGCGCTTGGCCGAACTGGCGCGCCTGAAAGCCCAGCGTCTTGCCGCCGCTCAGCCCCCCTCGCCTGCTCCGGCGGCTGATGCACGCCGGATAACGATCACACGGCAGGCACCTCCGCCTCAAATCGCTGCTCCTCAGCAGCAACAACAACAGCAGCAGCAACGCCACATCGCAACGCCGCGCCCCTCCTTCGCTGCCTTGGGCGGTTCAGCCATTGCGCTGTATCGGGAAGTTGGCGTGCGTGGCTACCAGCCTGCGGAAGTTGAGGCAGCGCCGATTGCAGAGGCTGCGCCGGTTCAGGAACTGGCGCCGGTGGCAGAGGCGGTCGAGCAGGCACCTGTCGAGGTTTCCGCGCCGCGCCGCGAGATGCGCACCGTTGCCCGCAACAATCAGCCCATGTTTCTGGATGCGCCGGTCTTCGGTGAAGGCGAGTACGAATATCCGCCTATCGACCTTCTGCAACAGCCGCAGGTTTTGCAAACCACGACCATGACGCCGGAAGCGCTGGAGCAGAGCGCCGGCTTGCTGGAAAGCGTTCTGGAAGACTTCGGTATCAAGGGCGAGATCATTGATGTGCGTCCGGGTCCCGTCGTCACGCTCTATGAATTCGAACCGGCACCGGGCGTGAAGTCTTCCCGCGTCATCGGCCTTTCGGATGATATAGCGCGCTCCATGTCCGCGCTCTCGGCGCGTGTTGCCGTCGTTCCCGGTCGCAATGTCATCGGTATCGAGCTTCCGAACCCTGTTCGTGAAACCGTCTATTTCCGTGAACTGATCGAATCGCCAGATTATGCTGAAACACGGATGAAGCTGGCGCTGTGCCTCGGTAAAACCATTGGCGGCGAGCCCGTTGTGGCGGAGCTGGCGAAGATGCCGCATCTGCTCGTAGCAGGCACGACCGGCTCCGGTAAATCGGTTGCCATCAATACGATGATCCTGTCGCTGCTCTACCGTTTGAAGCCGGAAGAGTGCCGGCTGATCATGGTCGATCCGAAGATGCTCGAGCTTTCCGTTTATGACGGCATTCCGCACCTGCTGACACCTGTCGTGACCGACCCGAAGAAGGCCGTCATGGCGCTGAAATGGGCCGTGCGCGAAATGGAAGACCGTTATCGCAAGATGTCGCGTCTTGGCGTTCGCAATATCGACGGTTACAATGCCCGCGCAGCTTCGGCCCGCGCCAAGGGCGAGACCGTGATGTGCAATGTCCAGACCGGTTTTGACCGCGCGACCGGCGAGGCCGTCTACGAGCAGGAGGAAATGGACCTCACGGCGATGCCTTACATCGTCGTCATCGTGGACGAAATGGCCGATCTGATGATGGTCGCGGGCAAGGAAATCGAAGGCGCGATCCAGCGCTTGGCGCAGATGGCGCGTGCGGCAGGTATCCACCTCATCATGGCCACGCAACGCCCATCGGTCGATGTCATTACCGGCACGATCAAGGCGAACTTCCCGACGCGCATCTCCTTCCAGGTAACGTCCAAGATCGACAGCCGCACCATTCTCGGTGAGCAGGGTGCGGAGCATCTTCTCGGGCAGGGCGATATGCTGCACATGATCGGCGGCGGTCGCATCGCGCGTGTCCACGGTCCCTTCGTGTCCGACGAAGAAGTCGAGAAGGTCGTCGCGCATCTGAAGACGCAGGGGCGCCCGGAATATCTCGGTACCGTTACGGAAGATGCGGACGAGGCCGAAGAGGGCGAGGAAGAAGACAGCGCCGTCTTCGACAAAACCGCTATGGCAGAAGACGATACTGCCGATCTCTATGAAAAAGCCGTCAAGGTGGTCCTGCGCGACAAGAAGTGCTCGACCTCCTATATCCAACGCCGCCTGTCCATCGGCTATAACCGTGCTGCGTCACTCGTAGAGCGCATGGAACAGGAAGGCATCGTCGGCCCTGCCAACCACGTCGGCAAGCGCTCCATCATTGTGGGTGAGCGCGATGCCCCTGAGGTGCCGGGCGCGGGAGACTGA
- a CDS encoding MFS transporter, with translation MSAVSVAGLEGQLSEAKRNVFLLTIAQAILGSAGPLSFSVGALAGYQLLGADKSLATAPLTGFNIGVAFGAIAVALAAKFLGRKAGFILGALLCSTGGALAATALFRTDFWLFALGLMLIGLAGGFTQKIRFAAADASPSFYKPKAISWILAGGVISAIVGPQLAIFGKDILAPVTFAGAFIALVPLGLIAAGVLTLLKLPEPKQAATTEPVRPLLEIVATRRFMTGMVCGIGSYALMTFMMIGAPLAMVVGCGFPSELATLGIQWHVLAMFGPSFFTGILITRFGAEKVVAVGLVILMACAIVAHVGVELWNFWLALILLGAGWNFGFIGATSIVSSSYRPHEADKVQGFHDIVLFGTVALSSFSSGKVFTTWGWSVMNLVIWPVAGLCLLLVMTLIFSKAQKPKS, from the coding sequence ATGAGCGCGGTATCGGTTGCTGGTCTGGAAGGCCAACTTTCTGAGGCGAAGCGCAATGTCTTTCTCCTGACCATCGCTCAGGCAATCCTTGGATCTGCCGGGCCTCTGAGCTTTTCCGTCGGCGCTTTGGCGGGATATCAGCTTCTCGGTGCAGACAAGTCTCTGGCCACCGCTCCGCTCACCGGTTTCAACATCGGCGTTGCCTTCGGTGCCATTGCGGTCGCTCTGGCTGCAAAGTTTCTCGGGCGGAAGGCGGGTTTCATTCTCGGTGCGCTGCTATGCTCCACAGGCGGCGCACTTGCAGCAACCGCGCTGTTTCGAACGGATTTCTGGCTGTTTGCGCTGGGCCTGATGCTGATCGGGCTCGCGGGTGGCTTCACGCAGAAAATCCGTTTCGCCGCTGCCGATGCATCTCCATCCTTCTACAAGCCGAAGGCCATCTCCTGGATTCTGGCGGGCGGAGTGATCTCCGCAATCGTTGGGCCTCAGCTGGCCATTTTCGGCAAGGATATTCTTGCCCCGGTCACTTTCGCAGGTGCTTTCATTGCGCTCGTGCCTCTTGGTTTGATTGCTGCTGGCGTCCTCACGCTCCTGAAATTGCCTGAGCCTAAGCAAGCGGCAACGACCGAGCCTGTACGGCCACTCCTAGAAATCGTCGCAACGCGTCGTTTCATGACCGGCATGGTATGCGGCATCGGCTCCTATGCGTTGATGACCTTCATGATGATCGGCGCGCCTCTTGCTATGGTCGTAGGCTGCGGCTTTCCAAGCGAGCTTGCGACCCTTGGTATTCAATGGCACGTACTTGCCATGTTCGGCCCCAGCTTCTTTACCGGCATTCTCATCACGCGATTCGGGGCGGAAAAGGTCGTGGCTGTGGGCCTCGTCATCCTCATGGCCTGCGCAATCGTGGCGCATGTGGGCGTGGAGCTCTGGAATTTCTGGCTGGCGCTCATTCTTTTAGGAGCCGGCTGGAATTTCGGCTTCATCGGGGCAACCTCCATCGTTTCCTCCAGCTACCGCCCGCATGAGGCGGACAAGGTGCAGGGCTTCCATGATATCGTGCTGTTCGGCACGGTCGCCCTTTCCTCCTTTTCGTCTGGCAAGGTCTTCACCACATGGGGCTGGTCTGTCATGAACCTCGTCATCTGGCCGGTCGCGGGTCTCTGCCTTCTGTTGGTGATGACGCTGATATTCAGCAAAGCGCAAAAACCAAAATCATAA
- a CDS encoding riboflavin synthase yields MFTGIVTDVGTVSQLQPLPEGVRLRVATNYDPKTIDMGASISHGGVCLTVTKLPEDGSNERWYEVEAWEEALRLTTISDWQQGTKVNLERALKIGDELGGHIVSGHVDGKAEILSVESEGEAVRIRLRAPEHLAKFVAPKGSIALDGTSLTVNAVDGQDFDVLLIRHTLTVTTWGERNPGDFVNFEVDTMARYAARLAEFPSK; encoded by the coding sequence ATGTTTACCGGTATCGTCACGGATGTTGGAACCGTTTCGCAATTGCAGCCGCTGCCTGAGGGCGTGCGCCTGCGCGTGGCCACGAATTACGATCCGAAGACCATCGATATGGGGGCTTCCATTTCCCATGGCGGCGTCTGCCTGACGGTGACGAAGCTGCCGGAAGATGGCAGCAACGAACGCTGGTACGAAGTCGAAGCCTGGGAAGAGGCGCTGCGCCTGACGACGATTTCCGACTGGCAGCAGGGCACGAAGGTCAATCTGGAGCGCGCCCTCAAGATCGGCGACGAACTCGGCGGGCACATCGTCTCCGGCCATGTCGATGGCAAGGCAGAAATTCTGTCCGTCGAATCTGAGGGCGAGGCCGTGCGTATCCGCCTGCGCGCGCCGGAACATCTGGCAAAATTCGTCGCACCGAAAGGCTCCATCGCACTGGACGGCACGTCTCTGACCGTAAACGCAGTCGATGGCCAGGATTTCGACGTGCTGCTGATCCGTCACACACTCACTGTCACGACCTGGGGTGAGCGCAACCCGGGCGACTTCGTCAATTTCGAAGTCGATACGATGGCCCGCTACGCCGCACGCCTTGCGGAATTTCCGTCGAAGTAG
- a CDS encoding LysE family translocator, whose translation MPSYELLAAFFVTTALFAYIPGPAMLYAAAQTMARGRFAGVMAVLGIHVGCYVHIFAAAAGLSVLFQAVPWLYLAVKLGGACYLIWLGFSMLRSKLEDGTASVMIEPKSAKRAFVDSIIVDVLNPKTALFFLAFLPQFVDPAAAFPVWLQFLILGVAVNFIFSSADLVGVILAGAMVGRLKRSSFAQAIARRAAGTVLMGLGVHLALQRS comes from the coding sequence ATGCCATCTTATGAACTGCTTGCGGCTTTCTTCGTGACGACCGCTCTTTTCGCCTATATTCCCGGTCCAGCCATGCTTTATGCCGCGGCGCAGACCATGGCGCGGGGGCGGTTTGCCGGGGTGATGGCGGTTCTTGGGATTCATGTTGGTTGCTATGTTCATATTTTTGCAGCGGCGGCAGGGCTGTCGGTTCTGTTTCAGGCGGTGCCGTGGCTCTATCTTGCCGTGAAGCTTGGGGGCGCGTGCTATTTGATCTGGCTTGGCTTTTCGATGCTTCGCTCGAAGCTTGAAGATGGAACGGCGAGCGTCATGATCGAGCCGAAGTCGGCCAAACGGGCTTTTGTAGACAGTATCATCGTGGATGTGTTGAACCCTAAGACCGCGCTGTTCTTTCTGGCGTTTCTGCCGCAGTTCGTCGATCCCGCAGCGGCATTTCCGGTGTGGCTGCAATTCTTGATCCTCGGCGTGGCGGTGAATTTCATTTTCTCCTCGGCGGATCTGGTGGGTGTTATCCTGGCAGGCGCGATGGTGGGGCGGCTGAAACGATCCTCATTCGCGCAGGCGATTGCGCGGCGTGCGGCGGGCACGGTTTTGATGGGGCTTGGCGTTCATCTGGCGCTGCAACGGAGCTGA